Proteins encoded in a region of the Streptomyces sp. PCS3-D2 genome:
- a CDS encoding GPP34 family phosphoprotein, whose protein sequence is MTTLAQFYALCAAAHGSFPPPRRETETGRGLAGAMLLQGALAGWLDLSGDRVRLTGRGRNGDPVLDAFLTHIEASARDRAPSDWVERLGPAALAAPRPGRYPGGGQSPGGRAGIRPPEALRRVRRSVEDPDRSAPHAVAAGALIAASGLHDLCWPGLTRDEASRRTLRAVAALGPAGLPAARAATAVSHSLTGSAGALAFPG, encoded by the coding sequence GTGACGACGCTGGCGCAGTTCTACGCCCTGTGCGCCGCCGCGCACGGCAGCTTCCCGCCACCGCGCCGCGAGACCGAGACGGGCAGGGGCCTCGCCGGCGCGATGCTCCTCCAGGGCGCGCTGGCCGGCTGGCTGGACCTGTCCGGCGACCGGGTCCGGCTGACAGGGCGGGGCCGAAACGGCGACCCGGTGCTGGACGCGTTCCTGACGCATATCGAGGCCTCCGCCCGGGACCGGGCGCCGTCCGACTGGGTGGAACGCCTGGGTCCCGCGGCGCTCGCCGCCCCCCGCCCGGGGAGGTACCCGGGCGGCGGGCAGTCGCCCGGCGGGCGAGCAGGCATCCGGCCCCCCGAAGCGCTGAGACGGGTGCGGCGGTCGGTGGAGGACCCCGACCGCTCCGCACCGCACGCGGTGGCCGCGGGCGCCCTGATCGCGGCGTCCGGACTGCACGACCTGTGCTGGCCCGGCCTGACCCGGGACGAGGCGTCCCGGCGCACGCTGCGGGCCGTAGCCGCGCTGGGGCCCGCGGGGCTGCCCGCCGCCCGTGCGGCGACGGCGGTGTCCCATTCTCTGACCGGCTCCGCCGGCGCTCTCGCATTTCCCGGATAG
- a CDS encoding HAD family phosphatase: MKAVLFDMFGVIARVQSPESITALERTAGGDPDRFWAAYWSQRPPYDRGEVTGPGYWQAVFADLGIPLDRRLTEELTAADLVSWSEVDQRAVDLLGDLDDRGFVLGLLSNIPEDLAVRYEATQPWLERFAVRGLSCRIGSAKPEPAAYEWCVRELGLPPEEILFVDDRAENVHAARKLGLHGHVFTSPEGVLDALEAALT; encoded by the coding sequence ATGAAAGCCGTCCTCTTCGACATGTTCGGTGTCATCGCGCGTGTCCAGTCGCCCGAGTCCATCACCGCTCTGGAACGCACGGCTGGTGGCGACCCCGACCGCTTCTGGGCGGCGTACTGGTCGCAGCGGCCCCCCTATGACCGCGGCGAGGTCACCGGGCCCGGCTACTGGCAGGCGGTCTTCGCGGACCTGGGCATCCCGCTCGACCGGCGGCTGACCGAGGAGCTGACCGCCGCTGACCTCGTCAGCTGGAGCGAGGTCGACCAGCGAGCCGTGGACCTCCTCGGCGACCTCGACGACAGAGGGTTCGTGCTCGGCCTCCTCTCCAACATCCCCGAGGACCTGGCCGTCCGGTACGAGGCCACCCAGCCGTGGCTGGAGCGGTTCGCGGTCCGCGGACTGTCCTGCCGGATCGGCAGCGCCAAGCCCGAGCCCGCCGCCTACGAGTGGTGCGTGCGCGAGCTCGGACTGCCTCCGGAGGAGATCCTGTTCGTCGACGACCGGGCCGAGAACGTGCACGCCGCACGCAAACTGGGCCTCCACGGCCATGTGTTCACCTCGCCCGAAGGGGTGCTGGACGCGCTGGAGGCGGCGTTGACGTGA
- a CDS encoding sugar MFS transporter, with amino-acid sequence MTATTEADLPEGGKPLLSTVAIVASCMAFVVIGALQALYGPAIPALRDEFGISPAVAGLSLSAHFVGALLGVLIYHLLRGRLNNRVLLGGSYVLMAVGAAVFAFSPSWTLALAGTFVIGLGFGGIDYGLNQLFAVGFGHRSTAMLNLLNGHFGIGAIAGPALIGWLGADSYPEIFVGTGVVSLLILVTLGGVALREPAPAPAEGAPAGGARVLPIIAVFIGIYVLHVAIETGVGGWEPTHLEAVGYGAATAATATSAYWAAMTIGRFVAAPISLRWSAPSILTVCCAGMAGFLLLATVPAFAPYAYLGVGLMIAPIFPTCLPWLNRAVPGVAAAGAYVIAASMIGGVAFPPVLGAVIDAMDVKTVPLLLFLLAVVCGVLSLWLRRNAPDPGGVSRPRDPGRAESVTTL; translated from the coding sequence ATGACTGCCACCACTGAGGCCGATCTGCCGGAAGGGGGGAAGCCCCTCCTCAGCACCGTCGCGATCGTCGCGTCGTGCATGGCATTCGTGGTGATCGGCGCCCTCCAGGCGCTCTACGGTCCGGCGATCCCCGCACTGCGGGACGAATTCGGCATCAGTCCGGCCGTGGCCGGGCTCAGCCTCAGCGCGCACTTCGTCGGCGCCCTCCTCGGAGTGCTGATCTATCACCTCCTGCGGGGCCGCCTGAACAACCGGGTGCTGCTCGGCGGCTCCTACGTACTCATGGCCGTAGGTGCGGCCGTCTTCGCCTTCTCCCCGAGCTGGACCCTCGCCCTCGCCGGCACGTTCGTCATCGGCCTGGGCTTCGGCGGCATCGACTACGGACTCAACCAGCTCTTCGCCGTCGGGTTCGGCCACCGCAGCACCGCCATGCTCAACCTACTGAACGGGCACTTCGGCATCGGCGCCATCGCCGGCCCCGCCCTGATCGGCTGGCTCGGGGCGGACAGCTACCCGGAGATCTTCGTCGGCACCGGCGTGGTCAGCCTGCTGATCCTCGTCACCCTCGGCGGGGTGGCCCTCCGGGAGCCCGCCCCGGCCCCGGCGGAAGGCGCCCCAGCGGGCGGCGCGCGGGTGCTTCCGATCATCGCGGTGTTCATCGGGATCTACGTCCTGCACGTCGCCATCGAGACCGGCGTCGGAGGCTGGGAGCCCACCCACCTCGAAGCCGTCGGATACGGCGCCGCCACCGCCGCGACCGCGACCTCCGCCTACTGGGCCGCCATGACCATCGGCCGGTTCGTCGCCGCGCCGATCAGCCTGCGCTGGTCCGCGCCGTCGATCCTCACTGTCTGCTGCGCCGGTATGGCCGGCTTCCTGCTCCTTGCGACCGTTCCGGCCTTCGCCCCGTACGCCTACCTCGGAGTTGGCCTGATGATCGCGCCGATCTTCCCGACCTGCCTGCCCTGGCTGAACCGCGCCGTGCCCGGCGTGGCCGCCGCCGGCGCCTATGTGATCGCCGCCTCGATGATCGGCGGCGTGGCCTTCCCGCCGGTGCTGGGTGCCGTGATCGACGCGATGGACGTCAAGACGGTGCCGCTGCTGCTGTTCCTGCTCGCCGTCGTCTGCGGCGTGCTGAGCCTGTGGCTGCGCCGCAACGCCCCCGACCCCGGCGGCGTGTCCCGCCCACGGGACCCCGGGCGTGCGGAATCCGTCACCACACTCTGA
- a CDS encoding DeoR/GlpR family DNA-binding transcription regulator → MNVMERHKFVVGLLMQQNRATVAELAQATGASEMTIRRDLEVLESRGALRRVRGGAVSSLPGGVEPPYAIRAMSGSQAKERLAHAVVELLTDGETVALDTGTTAVAIAKSMADRQFTVAPLSLHAAFTLSAFPGIQLVMPGGQVRPEELSFYGHTPVQTFKDLCFDTFILGCCGVDPVQGATAYNLDDVQVKRAAVASAQRVILVATADKIGRAALGRICSMKEIALVVTDAPADSPAVEVLRDQGVEVVHPAED, encoded by the coding sequence ATGAACGTGATGGAGAGGCACAAGTTCGTCGTGGGACTGCTGATGCAGCAGAACCGCGCGACGGTGGCCGAGCTGGCCCAGGCCACCGGGGCGTCCGAGATGACCATCCGCCGGGACCTGGAGGTACTCGAGTCCCGGGGGGCCCTGCGCCGGGTGCGCGGCGGCGCCGTGAGCAGCCTGCCCGGCGGCGTCGAGCCCCCGTACGCGATCCGGGCCATGTCCGGATCGCAGGCGAAGGAGCGCCTCGCACACGCCGTGGTCGAACTGCTCACCGACGGCGAGACCGTCGCACTGGACACGGGCACGACGGCTGTCGCCATTGCAAAGTCCATGGCGGACCGCCAGTTCACCGTCGCACCCCTCTCACTGCACGCGGCCTTCACCCTGTCCGCGTTCCCGGGCATCCAACTGGTGATGCCCGGCGGGCAGGTGCGCCCCGAGGAGCTGTCCTTCTACGGCCACACACCCGTGCAGACCTTCAAGGACCTGTGCTTCGACACGTTCATCCTGGGGTGCTGCGGCGTCGACCCCGTTCAGGGAGCGACCGCCTACAACCTCGACGACGTACAGGTGAAGCGTGCGGCGGTCGCCTCGGCGCAGCGCGTGATCCTGGTCGCGACCGCCGACAAGATCGGCCGTGCGGCGCTGGGCCGCATCTGTTCCATGAAGGAGATCGCCCTCGTCGTCACGGACGCCCCCGCGGACTCCCCCGCGGTCGAAGTACTGCGTGACCAGGGAGTCGAGGTGGTCCACCCGGCGGAGGACTGA
- a CDS encoding helix-turn-helix transcriptional regulator, protein MTRPQDRDRPRELTPEEIDLYREFAEHGPLQSDQVLTRSRSLDVLVSSGLVQQVGPDCFAATNPTDVSAQLLKRWEERVQGAQLDLLRMRGQLAELAIVHASRQRTLAGPPLERIESSEELQRMIDSQSAACTQEVLCAQPGGPLPAAGLRHARDRDLLSRGVRVRTLYQHSARFDPPTVRYEEELAALGAEARTVSGGLAGCLVFDRSLLALPFQEPTGGALLVRSPELVAFVAEMFNVLWATGEHIGKPREKAFIQDVADQAKRSILRHLMGGDDDRVTARALGISVRTCQRHVSAIMRQLGATSRFQLGYLAHRHGLLEPDGPETARTDVPTSMSTPALAPAAAAEPPGCSTD, encoded by the coding sequence TTGACACGCCCACAGGACCGTGACCGACCCCGCGAGCTCACACCCGAAGAGATAGACCTCTACCGGGAGTTCGCGGAACACGGCCCCCTCCAGTCGGACCAGGTGCTCACCCGGTCCCGCAGTCTCGACGTCCTCGTCTCCAGCGGCCTCGTCCAGCAGGTCGGCCCCGACTGCTTCGCGGCAACCAACCCCACCGACGTATCGGCGCAGTTGCTCAAACGGTGGGAGGAGCGCGTACAGGGAGCCCAGCTCGACCTGCTGCGCATGCGGGGGCAGCTCGCGGAACTGGCCATCGTGCACGCCTCACGCCAACGGACTCTGGCGGGACCGCCGCTGGAGCGCATCGAGTCATCGGAGGAGCTCCAGCGCATGATCGACAGCCAGTCCGCCGCATGCACGCAGGAGGTGCTCTGCGCGCAGCCGGGCGGCCCCCTGCCTGCGGCCGGGCTGCGCCACGCCCGGGACCGGGACCTGCTCTCCCGGGGCGTCCGCGTGCGCACGCTGTACCAGCACTCGGCCCGCTTCGACCCGCCGACCGTGCGGTACGAAGAGGAGCTGGCGGCTCTCGGTGCCGAAGCCAGAACGGTCTCCGGCGGCCTGGCCGGCTGCCTGGTCTTCGACCGGTCCCTGCTCGCACTCCCCTTCCAGGAACCGACGGGCGGGGCGCTGCTCGTTCGCAGCCCGGAACTGGTCGCCTTCGTCGCCGAGATGTTCAACGTGCTGTGGGCGACGGGCGAGCACATCGGCAAACCGCGCGAGAAGGCTTTCATCCAGGATGTCGCCGACCAGGCAAAACGCTCCATACTGCGGCACCTGATGGGGGGCGACGACGACCGCGTCACGGCCCGCGCCCTCGGCATCTCGGTGCGCACCTGTCAGCGTCACGTCTCCGCCATCATGCGCCAGTTGGGTGCGACGAGCCGCTTCCAGCTTGGCTACCTCGCCCACCGGCATGGGCTGCTCGAACCCGACGGCCCGGAGACCGCCCGCACGGATGTCCCGACATCGATGTCAACCCCCGCACTGGCACCGGCTGCCGCTGCCGAGCCCCCGGGGTGCTCCACGGACTGA